The following nucleotide sequence is from Kineobactrum salinum.
GTTGATGTCGAGGCCGCCGCGGCGGGTGTAGAAGGCTTGCAGGTGCAGGAAGTCGGGTTGGCAGTGGCTGTGGATGTCGCGGAACATCCGTTCAACGCACTGTTCGTGGAATTCCTGGTGTTCGCGGTAGGCGAGGATATAGCTCAGCAGCGCAGCGTGGTCCAGCGCGGGGCCGCGGTAGTGCAGCCAGACGGTGGCCCAGTCGGGCTGGCCGGTGACAGGGCACAGGGAGCGCAGCAGATGACTGTAGAGCTGTTCCTCGCGAATGTCAGGGCCGGCCTGCAGCATGCCGGCGTCGGGCTCGCGGCGGGGCCAGCGGCCGGCGGCGCTGTCGATGCAATGACCGGGCGGCTGGTTGCCGAGTGCATCCAGTTCATCCATCTGCAACAGGGTCAACTGCACTTCGCCGCCACAGGCTTCACTGACGTCGCGGGTGATGCAGGCCCGGGCCGCGGCATCGTCATCGAATACGCTGTTGTTGAGAGAGTTCAGGTACAGCTTGAAGGACTTGGACTCAATGATCATCGGGGTGTTGGCCGGAATGGCAAAGCGCCCCACCCGCACCTGGGCTCTGTCGGTGTTGTCCAGCCAGGACAGTTCATAGGCATGCCAGATGTCCACCCCGTGGAACGGCAGGGGCTCGGCCAGTCCGAGTTTGTCGCGTCCCTCGCGGCGGGGCAGCGGGAACAGCAATCCGGGGCTGTAATGGGTGGCGGGCGGGGTCTGCTTGCCCAGCGGCAGTTCACGGGAGTCCATGCTCATCGCCGCCTACTGGCGCAGGCGCTTGCCGGTATTGAGCAAGTGCAGGCTGTAGCACCAGGCCAGCACGGTAAACAGTGCAATCATGCCGAAGGCAATGGTCAGACTGACATCGCTCACGCCCAGCACACCGTACCGAAAGGCGTTCACCACATACACCAGTGGATTCAGTTTGGAGACATTGGCCCAGAAGGTGGGCAACAGTTCCATGGAATAGAACACGCCGCCCAGGTAGATCAGCGGGGTCAGCACGAAAGTGGGAACGATGGAAATATCATCGAAATTGTTGGCATATACCGCGTTGATGAAGCCGGCCAGCGCGAACAGAGTCGACGTCATCAGGACAATGACCACTACCACAAACAGGTTGTGGATCTGCAGATGGGTGAAGAACAGCGAGACCAGCGACACCACGATGGCCACCAGCAGCCCGCGGCTGGCGCCGCCGAGCACGTAGCCAAGCAGGATGATGTAGTTGGGCGTGGGCGACACCAGCAGCTCCTCCACACTGTGGTTGAACTTGGAGCCGAAAAAGGAGGACACCACATTGGAATAGGAGTTGGTGACGATCGCCATCATGATCAGGCCCGGCACCACGAATTCCATGTAGGTGAAGCCCCCCATCTCCCCGATGCGGGAGCCGATCAGGGAACCGAAGATCACAAAGTACAGTGACATGGTAATCGCCGACGGCAGCAGGGTCTGGGTCCAGATCCGCAGGTAGCGCCTGATCTCCTTGCGCAGCAGGGTCATGAGGGCCGTGTACTGTTCGCGCCAGTTCATGCCACGCCCTCTACCAGGGTCACGAACATTTCTTCCAGCCGGTTGGCGCGGTTGCGCATGCTGCTGATGCGGATGCCGGCCTCATTCAGGCGATCGAAGACTTCGTTGATGTGTTGCCCCTTCTGCACCTCGATCTCGAGGCTGTGATCATCGATCCGGCGCAGGGTAAAGCCTGTCATCGCGATGGTATCGGGCAGCGGATCGACGCAGTCAAATATGAACACTTCCCGGTGCAGGCGGCGCAACAGGTTGCGCACGGAACTGTGCTCGACGATTTCACCGTGGTTAATGATGGCGATATTGCGACACAACGCCTCGGCCTCCTCCAGGTAGTGGGTGGTCAGGATGACGGTGGTTCCCTCCTGGTTCAGCTTTTTCAGGAAGTCCCACATCGAGCGTCGCATCTCGATATCGACACCGGCGGTAGGCTCGTCGAGGATCAGCAGGCGGGGTTCATGTACCAGTGCACGCGCGATCATCAGGCGCCGCTTCATACCACCCGACAACATCCTGGAAGCGACGTTGCGCTTGTCCCACAGGCCCAGCTCCTTCAGGTATTTCTCCGCGCGCTGCTCGGCCAGTTCCCGGGGCAGGCCATAGTAACCGGCCTGGTTGACCAGGATGTCCAGCACCTTCTCGAACACGTTGAAGTTGAATTCCTGTGGCACGATACCGATGTTCTTCTTGGCGCCTGCGAAATCCTGATCGATGTCGGTGCCATATACCGCCACCCTGCCACTGGTCTTGGACACCAGCGAACAGATGATGCCAATAGTGGTGGACTTGCCCGCGCCGTTGGGACCCAGCAGGGCGAAAAAATCCCCTTGCTCCACCTCCAGGCTGATGCCTTTGAGAGCTTGCAGGCCGCCGCTGTAGGACTTGGCGAGATTTTCAATGGTCAGTGCTGGTATCATGGTTGGCAGATGATTTCCCCGGAGCATAAAAGCCCGTCATTGTACCTGTATTCGGCGCGCCAAACGACACGATGAACGATACCCAATACCTGCAGTACTGCCGTCAACTGTGGCGGCAATTCAGCGACACGCTCGGCCAGCGCAGCCAGTCCCTGGACCCGGAGAACCCGCTGCGGCAGCTTGCGTCCGAGTTCTCCCGCCTGGGCGAAAGTGACGGCGACCTGTACCTCGAGGGTCCGGAACTGGTCCAGCGTCTGTTCAGCCACCATCCCGAGTTTGCCCCCACCCTGCCGCGCAGCCTGCTCTGGTTTCTGGGCCGCGACTGCCTGCACGTGATGGCAGACGAGGAGATCCGGCTGTTCCAGACCCTGGATGACGAGCGCCACGCCGCCGCAGCCCGGGGCGAGGTGTTTGATTACTCCGGCGAGGCCAGCGCCCGGCTGCCACTGGCCTGAGATTGGCCGCAAAAATCACCTTCCAGCTATTGACCTCCCCGCCGTCTCTACCTAAAATGCGCGCCTCTTGATTGAGCTTACTGCGTCCCCTTCGTCTAGTGGCCTAGGACACTGCCCTTTCACGGCGGTAACAGGGGTTCGAACCCCTAGGGGACGCCACTCTTCAAGTTTTTGTAGTAGAATGTGATGGCATTCAGCGGGAATAGCTCAGTTGGTAGAGCGCAACCTTGCCATGGTGGAGGGGGGGCGCCCAGCCTCGCCGGGTACCGGCGACCGGGGCTAAGTAGTCAGGAAAGGTTTTATTTAGCGGGAATAGCTCAGTTGGTAGAGCGCAACCTTGCCAAGGTTGAGGTCGCCGGTTCGAACCCGGTTTCCCGCTCCAGATATCGGTCTGTGGCATTAACGGTTTCCGCAGATCCTTCAGAAAAGGGGCTTTGAGCCCCTTTTTTTGTGTCCAGAATTCGGGGAAAACGGACCCGACCGGAAAGCTCCGCGTCCAGTCGAGTCCGAACCCGATCTGGATCACGACGGCAGCTCGGACGGGGCGGAGAGTTCCACCTGGCATCCCAGTGCCCGCGCCAGCGGCGCCTGATTGCTGTTGGCCAGCACCACGGTACTGCCTGCCAGTTCACGCCGCACGGGATAGTCCCGCCGCAGACGGTCGAAGCTGTAGCCGGCTTCGGCGGTGGCGAGACCGCGCAGCGTGTCGCGCAGGCGCCGGTCATCCGCAACCAGGTCGTAGCGCAGTTGCAACAGGTGGCGCAGCAGGTCCACGCCCTCCAGGGCTGCGGGAATCACCAGCGGCGGTCCGGATTCCCCGGTCGCGGTTTCGGGCAGCGCGAGATCGAAGGCGCCGGCCAGGGCCCGCGCCAGGCTGTGGGTCGCCGCCAGTTTCGCATCGTGACTGTAGCCGGCGATATGCGGCGTACCATAGCTCACCTGCGCCAGCAGCTGCGGTGGCACCCACGGCTCCGTCTCCCAGACATCCAGTACGCACTGGGGCGCCCGCTGGCCGGCCAGGCAGGCGAGCAGGGCGTGGTTGTCTATCACCGCCCCACGGCCAGCGTTGATCAACAGGCTCGCCGGCGTCAAGCGCGACAGCTGGGCAGCTCCCAGCAGGTGATGACTGGGCCAGGGCTCGCGGTAGGTCAGCGAGGTGTGCAGAGTCACCACATCGCAATCCAGCACCGCCTCCAGTTCGGCCGGCCGGGGCAGCTCGCCGGCGTCCAGCCACGGGTCGTACTGCAGACTGGCAATGCCCAGCGCCTGCAGGCGCTGTACCAGCAACCGGCCGACGTGGCCGTAACCGACCACTCCTGCCCTGCCACCTGCCAGCAGGCGCTCCAGGCTGTCGCCGACCGCAGCGATCGCGGCCAGGACATACTCCACCACCGCGTTGGCATTGGCGCCGGGAGCAGCGGCGAAACTGATACCGGCAGCTTCCAGATACTGGGTGTCGACATGATCCAGTCCGGCAGTGGCACTACCGACAAAGCGCACTGAGCTGCCGGCCAGCAACTCTTCGTTGACCGCAGTGACCGAACGCACCAGCAGCACATCGGCGTCGGCAACGTCCGCTGGCCGCAACGCGCGGCCGACCGCGGTGTGCACCGTACCCCAGACACTGAACAGCTCCACCGCTGAGGGAATATTCTGGTCGGCGACAATGCGCAGGCCCGGCATTAACAAGACCCCTGCGGCGCGGGCCCAAGCCGGGGTTGCCCGGGCTGGACAGCCTGGGCGCAATTGGGTTCCGGGCACACCAATACCACCGCAAGCGGATGTTGCCAGTGCCTCAACATTGGAGGTCCTGCGGGGAAAACTGCATCCCGGAAAGTGGAAAGTCGAGGCCAAAGGCCCGTTGTAAGGCCAGGAAAAAGCGCAGTGCCCGCGGCCTCAGGCCCGTCCCGGCGAAATGTTGCGCCTGGGCGCAGACCGCCTGCTGGAAATCGCTGTGATCGTCACGCCCGTCGCGCTCCGCCGCGAGGTTGTCGGTGCTGACCCGGAACCGGTAGCCACAGGCCCTGGCGAAACACCACTCCAGCGCCTGGGGCCGTACTTCCACTTGCTCGAAGGCCGCCTGCTGGGCCGGGTCGCGGCCCTCGGGGGCGTACCAATAGCCAAAATCGGGCAACAGGCGCCGCTCGCGGCCAGCAATGCACCAGTGCGCAGTCTCGTGCAGCGCACTGGCAAAGAAATCCTCCCGGTACCAGAGCCGGTGCGGTTCGTCGGGGTGGCTGCGGGGCTGATACCAGGGCTCGGCGGCACCGCCACAGAGCAGGGTCTGCTCGGACCGGGCAAAGCAGTCCGCGAACAGCTCTTCCAGCAGCCGCGCATCGTGCGGAAGCTGCACAGGCCTGTGGGCAGTCACGCGCTGTCACTACCGTACTTGCGCAGCAAGTAGATGTAGAGGCCGTCCTGCTCGTGTTGCTGCAGCAGTTCGTGGCCGAGAA
It contains:
- the queF gene encoding NADPH-dependent 7-cyano-7-deazaguanine reductase QueF (Catalyzes the NADPH-dependent reduction of 7-cyano-7-deazaguanine (preQ0) to 7-aminomethyl-7-deazaguanine (preQ1) in queuosine biosynthesis), which translates into the protein MSMDSRELPLGKQTPPATHYSPGLLFPLPRREGRDKLGLAEPLPFHGVDIWHAYELSWLDNTDRAQVRVGRFAIPANTPMIIESKSFKLYLNSLNNSVFDDDAAARACITRDVSEACGGEVQLTLLQMDELDALGNQPPGHCIDSAAGRWPRREPDAGMLQAGPDIREEQLYSHLLRSLCPVTGQPDWATVWLHYRGPALDHAALLSYILAYREHQEFHEQCVERMFRDIHSHCQPDFLHLQAFYTRRGGLDINPFRSTSANQPAWLRLARQ
- a CDS encoding ABC transporter permease, producing MNWREQYTALMTLLRKEIRRYLRIWTQTLLPSAITMSLYFVIFGSLIGSRIGEMGGFTYMEFVVPGLIMMAIVTNSYSNVVSSFFGSKFNHSVEELLVSPTPNYIILLGYVLGGASRGLLVAIVVSLVSLFFTHLQIHNLFVVVVIVLMTSTLFALAGFINAVYANNFDDISIVPTFVLTPLIYLGGVFYSMELLPTFWANVSKLNPLVYVVNAFRYGVLGVSDVSLTIAFGMIALFTVLAWCYSLHLLNTGKRLRQ
- a CDS encoding ABC transporter ATP-binding protein, whose product is MIPALTIENLAKSYSGGLQALKGISLEVEQGDFFALLGPNGAGKSTTIGIICSLVSKTSGRVAVYGTDIDQDFAGAKKNIGIVPQEFNFNVFEKVLDILVNQAGYYGLPRELAEQRAEKYLKELGLWDKRNVASRMLSGGMKRRLMIARALVHEPRLLILDEPTAGVDIEMRRSMWDFLKKLNQEGTTVILTTHYLEEAEALCRNIAIINHGEIVEHSSVRNLLRRLHREVFIFDCVDPLPDTIAMTGFTLRRIDDHSLEIEVQKGQHINEVFDRLNEAGIRISSMRNRANRLEEMFVTLVEGVA
- a CDS encoding PA2817 family protein, whose amino-acid sequence is MNDTQYLQYCRQLWRQFSDTLGQRSQSLDPENPLRQLASEFSRLGESDGDLYLEGPELVQRLFSHHPEFAPTLPRSLLWFLGRDCLHVMADEEIRLFQTLDDERHAAAARGEVFDYSGEASARLPLA
- a CDS encoding 4-phosphoerythronate dehydrogenase codes for the protein MPGLRIVADQNIPSAVELFSVWGTVHTAVGRALRPADVADADVLLVRSVTAVNEELLAGSSVRFVGSATAGLDHVDTQYLEAAGISFAAAPGANANAVVEYVLAAIAAVGDSLERLLAGGRAGVVGYGHVGRLLVQRLQALGIASLQYDPWLDAGELPRPAELEAVLDCDVVTLHTSLTYREPWPSHHLLGAAQLSRLTPASLLINAGRGAVIDNHALLACLAGQRAPQCVLDVWETEPWVPPQLLAQVSYGTPHIAGYSHDAKLAATHSLARALAGAFDLALPETATGESGPPLVIPAALEGVDLLRHLLQLRYDLVADDRRLRDTLRGLATAEAGYSFDRLRRDYPVRRELAGSTVVLANSNQAPLARALGCQVELSAPSELPS
- a CDS encoding elongation factor P hydroxylase, whose translation is MQLPHDARLLEELFADCFARSEQTLLCGGAAEPWYQPRSHPDEPHRLWYREDFFASALHETAHWCIAGRERRLLPDFGYWYAPEGRDPAQQAAFEQVEVRPQALEWCFARACGYRFRVSTDNLAAERDGRDDHSDFQQAVCAQAQHFAGTGLRPRALRFFLALQRAFGLDFPLSGMQFSPQDLQC